Proteins found in one Pontibacter sp. SGAir0037 genomic segment:
- a CDS encoding nitrate/nitrite transporter, producing the protein MAKAVPKRILPVIVLSQFAGTSLWFAGNAVLPELQQSLHIQDNALGLLTSAVQLGFIIGTLCFAVLSLADRVSPRLLFLICALSGAGANALVLVFADNLPIVLLLRFVTGALLAGIYPVGMKIAAGWYSGNLGKAIGYLVGALVLGTAFPHLLRSLGASLHWQSMLLVVSCIAAAGGILMYAFVPNGPFLTKGAVFDSRNMLHVFRDNNFRSAALGYFGHMWELYTFWAFVPVIIAKLLPAFTPEQTSVWAFMVIAVGALGCIGGGYISERAGSTKVAFAQLLLSGICCLLSAIVFQDVAAFIILPFLLFWGIVVAGDSPQLSALTAKMAPKHLIGTALTIVTSIGFAITIVSIQLMGWLLARIPVAYAFPLLILGPVMGLRALQKLLTTVKQQP; encoded by the coding sequence ATGGCTAAGGCAGTGCCAAAACGAATTCTGCCTGTTATTGTACTCTCCCAGTTTGCAGGTACTTCACTTTGGTTTGCCGGTAATGCGGTACTGCCCGAGCTACAGCAATCGCTTCATATACAGGATAATGCCTTAGGCTTACTTACCTCTGCGGTTCAGCTTGGATTTATAATCGGGACGCTATGCTTTGCCGTTCTTTCGCTGGCAGACAGAGTATCGCCACGGCTTTTGTTCCTGATATGTGCTTTATCAGGAGCTGGTGCCAATGCGCTGGTGCTGGTCTTTGCGGATAATTTACCAATTGTTTTACTGCTGCGTTTTGTCACAGGCGCTTTACTGGCCGGCATATATCCTGTAGGTATGAAAATTGCGGCAGGTTGGTATAGTGGCAACTTAGGCAAGGCTATTGGTTACCTGGTGGGGGCGCTTGTACTCGGCACAGCCTTTCCGCATCTGCTCCGGAGCCTTGGTGCCAGCCTCCACTGGCAAAGCATGCTTTTGGTGGTTAGCTGTATAGCTGCTGCCGGAGGTATTTTAATGTATGCTTTTGTGCCTAATGGCCCTTTTCTGACTAAAGGTGCTGTTTTCGATTCGCGCAACATGCTGCACGTGTTCCGCGACAACAACTTCAGGTCGGCAGCACTTGGCTATTTCGGGCACATGTGGGAGCTTTATACTTTCTGGGCTTTTGTACCTGTTATCATCGCCAAACTTCTACCTGCTTTTACTCCCGAGCAAACGTCTGTCTGGGCTTTTATGGTGATAGCGGTGGGTGCTTTGGGTTGTATCGGGGGTGGGTATATATCAGAGCGCGCGGGCAGCACAAAGGTAGCTTTTGCTCAACTGCTTCTTTCAGGTATCTGCTGCCTGTTATCGGCAATCGTATTTCAGGATGTTGCGGCATTTATCATCCTGCCGTTTCTGCTTTTCTGGGGCATAGTGGTAGCAGGTGATTCTCCACAGCTATCGGCTTTAACTGCTAAAATGGCACCAAAACACCTGATAGGCACAGCCTTAACCATTGTTACTTCCATAGGTTTTGCCATCACTATCGTAAGTATTCAGCTGATGGGTTGGCTGTTAGCCCGGATACCTGTAGCCTATGCTTTTCCGCTGCTTATTCTTGGTCCTGTTATGGGGCTGCGCGCTTTACAGAAGCTACTCACAACTGTAAAGCAACAGCCCTAA
- a CDS encoding lipocalin family protein, whose protein sequence is MKRIVNAWQFLLVAFVLVVSSCGNNEKVGDQQMISGSGSKTWKASKELNASGDKEKLSSAEQEETMQFYSDGRFALGGGGTLETGTWTFDQAAKRLSLQFQDQSVTENFEVVQLTEKEMRLKDNQGGEMQLKAQ, encoded by the coding sequence ATGAAACGAATAGTTAATGCCTGGCAATTCTTATTGGTAGCCTTCGTATTGGTGGTGTCTTCCTGCGGCAACAACGAAAAAGTGGGCGATCAGCAAATGATTTCAGGATCGGGAAGTAAAACCTGGAAAGCATCCAAAGAATTGAACGCTTCAGGAGATAAAGAAAAATTATCGAGTGCTGAACAAGAAGAAACCATGCAGTTTTATTCTGACGGACGTTTTGCTCTGGGTGGCGGCGGTACTCTGGAAACAGGTACCTGGACATTTGATCAGGCTGCAAAACGGCTAAGCCTGCAGTTTCAGGATCAGAGTGTAACAGAAAACTTTGAAGTGGTGCAGCTAACCGAAAAGGAAATGCGCCTGAAAGATAACCAGGGAGGAGAAATGCAGCTTAAAGCACAGTAA
- a CDS encoding LysM peptidoglycan-binding domain-containing protein — translation MGLKDFFKRGQEEPAKGANQPNITAGQTPDHSFFTQKDEQKVTDPSANQDVYTVQSGDSLSKIAKKHYGNANDWTKIYNANKDKIGDNPDLIRPGQRFVIPR, via the coding sequence ATGGGACTCAAAGATTTTTTTAAGAGAGGACAGGAAGAGCCTGCCAAAGGCGCTAACCAACCAAACATAACCGCAGGACAAACTCCTGATCATTCCTTTTTTACTCAGAAAGACGAGCAAAAAGTGACTGATCCTAGTGCAAATCAGGATGTATATACCGTGCAAAGCGGTGATTCTTTATCTAAAATAGCGAAGAAACACTATGGCAATGCAAACGACTGGACAAAGATCTATAATGCCAATAAAGACAAAATTGGAGATAATCCTGATCTGATCAGGCCAGGACAAAGGTTTGTAATTCCAAGGTAA
- the queG gene encoding tRNA epoxyqueuosine(34) reductase QueG, translating into MTKAQHTQLIKKRAQELGFMYCGISKAEFLEEEAPRLERWLNQQMHGKMQYMENHFDKRLDPRLLVDGAKSVVSLLLNYFPEEKQPEENTYKISKYAYGTDYHFVIKDKLKELLASIHEEIGEVGGRCFVDSAPVLDKAWAKKSGLGWIGKNSNLITPQVGSFYFIAELIIDLELEYDGPIKDYCGSCTRCLDACPTGAIVEPYVVDGSKCISYFTIELKDQLPNEMNGKFGNWVFGCDICQDVCPWNRFSKPHQEPAFAPHPHLLNMKTSDWQELTHEVFTQLFKKSAVKRTGYNGLVRNICFMEDTGELH; encoded by the coding sequence TTGACAAAAGCACAACATACTCAACTGATAAAGAAAAGAGCTCAGGAACTGGGCTTTATGTACTGCGGTATTTCCAAAGCTGAATTTCTGGAAGAAGAGGCTCCGCGCCTGGAGCGTTGGCTTAACCAGCAGATGCACGGCAAGATGCAGTACATGGAGAACCATTTCGATAAGCGCCTTGACCCACGGCTGCTGGTAGATGGGGCAAAATCGGTTGTTTCTTTGCTTTTAAACTACTTTCCTGAAGAGAAGCAGCCAGAAGAAAATACTTATAAAATTTCGAAGTATGCCTATGGTACCGACTATCACTTTGTTATAAAAGATAAGCTGAAAGAACTGCTGGCCTCCATACATGAAGAAATAGGAGAAGTAGGAGGGCGTTGCTTCGTAGATTCCGCACCAGTGCTCGATAAAGCCTGGGCTAAAAAAAGCGGTTTAGGCTGGATAGGTAAAAACAGCAACCTAATTACACCGCAGGTAGGTAGCTTTTACTTTATAGCTGAGCTTATTATAGATCTGGAACTGGAATATGACGGGCCGATAAAGGATTACTGCGGCTCGTGCACCCGTTGTTTGGATGCCTGTCCGACTGGCGCTATTGTAGAACCTTATGTAGTGGATGGCAGCAAGTGTATTTCTTATTTTACCATTGAGTTAAAAGACCAATTGCCAAATGAAATGAATGGGAAATTTGGCAATTGGGTCTTTGGATGTGACATTTGTCAGGATGTTTGCCCCTGGAACAGGTTTAGCAAACCTCACCAGGAACCTGCATTTGCACCTCACCCGCACCTGCTGAACATGAAAACGTCTGATTGGCAGGAGTTAACGCATGAGGTGTTTACGCAGCTTTTCAAGAAGTCAGCTGTAAAGCGCACCGGCTACAACGGGCTTGTGCGAAACATCTGCTTCATGGAAGATACTGGCGAGCTTCATTAA
- the ruvB gene encoding Holliday junction branch migration DNA helicase RuvB: MREDYLTGENDYMSSTEKEIDRALRPLSFSDFTGQEKVVENLKVFVQATKRRGDALDHVLLHGPPGLGKTTLSHIIASELDANIKMTSGPVLDKPSDLAGLLTNLEPNDVLFIDEIHRLNPIVEEYLYSAMEDYKIDIMLDSGPNARSVQISLSPFTLIGATTRSGLLTAPLRARFSINCRLEYYDSELLTSIVKRSSALLGAPIHADAAFEIARRSRGTPRIANNLLRRTRDFAQVKGDGTITVEIAKFALNALDVDHNGLDDMDNRILSTIIDKFKGGPVGITTIATACGEEAETIEEVYEPFLIQEGYIMRTARGREATEAAYRHLGKIPPQQALTGTLFD, encoded by the coding sequence ATGCGGGAAGATTATCTTACAGGTGAAAACGACTATATGTCGTCTACCGAAAAAGAAATAGATAGGGCACTTCGCCCCCTCAGTTTCAGTGACTTTACTGGTCAGGAAAAGGTGGTGGAGAACCTGAAGGTGTTTGTGCAGGCAACAAAGCGAAGAGGAGATGCTCTGGATCACGTTTTGCTGCACGGGCCTCCGGGACTTGGTAAAACAACCTTGTCTCATATTATTGCATCAGAACTGGATGCCAATATAAAGATGACCTCTGGTCCGGTATTGGACAAGCCCAGCGATCTGGCAGGTTTGCTCACAAACCTGGAGCCGAATGATGTGCTGTTTATTGATGAGATCCATCGTCTGAATCCTATTGTGGAAGAGTACCTGTACTCGGCCATGGAAGATTATAAAATAGACATCATGCTGGATTCTGGCCCAAATGCACGTTCGGTACAAATCAGCCTGAGTCCTTTTACATTGATTGGTGCCACTACTCGCTCTGGTTTGCTAACAGCTCCCTTACGGGCACGGTTTAGCATCAACTGTCGCCTGGAGTACTATGATTCAGAACTGCTTACCTCTATCGTGAAACGTTCTTCCGCCTTACTGGGAGCCCCGATACACGCAGATGCAGCTTTTGAGATTGCACGTCGCAGCCGCGGTACACCACGTATAGCCAATAACCTGCTACGCCGTACCCGCGATTTTGCCCAGGTAAAGGGAGATGGTACCATAACAGTAGAGATTGCCAAGTTTGCCTTAAATGCACTCGATGTGGACCACAATGGTTTAGATGACATGGATAACAGGATTCTTTCAACCATTATTGATAAATTTAAAGGCGGGCCTGTAGGTATAACCACTATTGCAACAGCATGTGGTGAAGAGGCCGAAACCATTGAAGAGGTGTATGAGCCATTCCTGATACAGGAAGGATATATAATGCGGACAGCCCGTGGGCGTGAAGCTACAGAAGCCGCTTACAGGCACCTTGGCAAGATACCGCCTCAGCAGGCGTTAACAGGTACTTTATTTGATTAA